AAAGGACCAGCCCCATGGCATGCCCCATGATAGGCCAACAAGTTGATTTCACGCTGCCGCTGCTGTTGTTGCAGCCTGAGTTTAGCTCGTCGGTGGCGGAAGGCGCAACAGCAGCTAAAGAGGATGAGGACAGTCCAGAGCAGCCAGAACCCTGCAAGAGGCAAGGAGGGAGTAACTCAGGCATCTTTCATGCAGAGAAGGGGCCCTGAAGGCCGAAATTCTAAGGTCCAAGGGAGGGTGGACACAGGGACCTGGAAATAGCCCTCTTGGAGACTTACACCAGAGCTCATAGTAGTAGGTGCAGCAGCCAGTCTCCCCGCAGCAGTGACCACTCTCACAGAGATAGGGCTGGTTGTTCACTCCTGGGCACAGCTCTCGAAGCTGCGGGCAAGGAGGCACTTAGAACTAAGGGGGATTCCAGCCCAGGGCACTGtccacccccacctcctgcatgcacatacacaatcCCACCCTGTGAACCAAGTTCAGCTTGGAGAGATGGGGGAAGTGGAGGATGCTGAGAGGAGTGTTGAAATATCTGAAGGGCTGTCAACGTGGAAGAGGATTTGGAATAGCAAGAATCAGTCTAGAGAACAAGACAAAAGTGTGGACATACAAAGAGGGAGATTTCAGCTCTGCATATATGAGACTTCCTTCACACTCAAGCCtcaccctccccaacccccctACCCCCATCCCCTCGGTGCTTTCTGTTAAGGGAGTGTTTTGGCAGAAGCCAGAAGACAGTCTGAGATAATCTCAGTCTCAGACAATGGGTAGCGGTAGGTCATTTCCAAAGCAAGTTGCTTTCATTATCCTGCACGGTTCACTACCCCCCACCCGCAACTGGATCTTTCCACCCCTGGGCCTCAGGCCCCCTAGGATAGAGGAGGGGCAGTGTGAGACCCAGAGCAGTGCTCCCAACCAGATGGGATTGCTGTGGATGATAAAGGATGGCATCCAGGGCGCGAGTCTGGGTTCCAGCTCTTCTCCAAATTGCTCCCTCAAGAGAAGACGCTGCCGGACTCTGTTGTGACAATAGGCACATAGAAAAAGATCACAAATAACTGTTGCAAGACAGAGGGAGCCTCCCTGGGACCTCACTATGCCTCTGGTCACTGGAGAGCCACCGCAAGCTTCCACTGCAGCCATGGGATGGGGTCTATGAGGCTACAGGCAAAGTCAGCTGCATCTACGTTACAAAGTTTAGACAAAGAGTGGAAGAGACATGTTTAGGAACTTCACAGTACCTGTGGCTCCGTGagttcctcccccacccccaaaaagaagggacaaggaaaggggaaagagacAAATGGCTGTCGTGATAGGTTTTGGAGCTATTGGGATACCTGCTGTTGCGGCGCCCGAAGTGCCCCCCAGGCCTCCTCGCTGCCGTTCCCGCTGCTGGCCCGAGCCATACCTCCACCTACAGCCCCCTGAGGACCACAGCCTCCTCTACCGCCAGCCGCCCCGCCCCTGCCACCTCTGCTGCCACCGCCATGGTCCCTGCCCGGCCCATCTTCGCTGAGGCCACCATCACTCCGCGGCCGGAGCTTCCATCCGGGCAGAACTCCACCAACTAGGACTCAGATTGCTCTGCCCTACCAATCATCATCGTCCCTTGACGGACGGGCCAATAGGAACAGATCAGAGGTTTCTCCCTGTGACCAATCCACAGCAGCGCCTCCGCCGCTCTCCCAGACAACAAGAGCTTGTACAGACAAAGAGTAGGTGAAGGTTCGACCCACGGCCCTGACTGACAGCGGCAATAGCCAATACAGACAACAGAACAGGCTCTGGCATATCAACCAACGAACAGCCGCCCCGAATAGCAAGGTTGCCGCTGATTGGCTTGCGGTATGTTTTCGGAATGACGCCAAACGCCGAAGCACGCCAGGTAATCCCGGCTGGAAGAGGCGGGGTCCCAAAAGTCGGTCCGACTCCGGGCGCAAACCAGCCTGGTTTTTTGCGGTGGTTTCCAAGCCCCAGGCATCGACGCAAGCTCCGACACGGGCAAAATACCTGTATACCGGAGACTGGTCTGCCCACAACATCCCACTCCCCCAGTTCTGTACAAGCCGAAGCACCGGATGTAATTTAATAGGGTGGGGAAGACACTCAAGAGCGGGCATGGGACAGGGCGCAGAGTCCGGGTTAAGGGCCTTACGTAGCCAAAAGGGGGGATCCAGGGCCCTCGGGCCCGCCCAGCCGCATCTGCAGGTTGATGCGGTAGCACTGAAGACTGCAGAGTGCCTGGCCTGTGCGGGAGCAAGCGTAGCGGCGCGGATGGGGACAGCCGGGGACAGAGCAGCGCGGCGGCGGGCCTGAGGGGGATGGCCGCTGAGACACTGCCGTGGGGGCGGGGACGCCAGGTGGGAAGGAAAGGGTGGAACCCTGTGCTCCGCTGCAGTAGCGCACCATGGGGGCCGGAGCCGCAGCCCGCCCTCCCCGCCGCTCGCCCCGTGCGCCTCCCCGGCCTCCCCGCCCACTGGTCGCCGCAGTCTTGGTGAGGCGCTCGATAGTCTGGTTCTTGTGCTCTTCTGCCCGCCGCGCCGCCTGGAGCCGCCGCTTCCGCGCCCGCTCCTCGCGCTTCAGCAGCATCTCCTCTGTGAGGGCGGGAGGTGGGCAGCCCTCAGCCACAGGCAGCGGCAGCATAGGGGAAGGTTGACTCCGCGCCTTCTGGAGCAGAGCTCGctagggagagacagagacgggGTGCTGTCTGAAAATGGAGGAAGATGGAGAGGCGAGGTCGGCCAGATcggggaaggggaaagaagggaCATGGAAGGCAGGGTCTTGAGCAGCGCAGGCCTTCGGAGGCGGGATATTAATTAATTAGCACCCTCTCCAGGACACCTTCCATAGGTTCCTCTTCATAAATACTGCCTCCTCCCAGATCTCCTGACATTTAGCTTTAGGTCCTTAACTCTCAAGGGGAGAAGCATCAGTAATGTTACCTGCCTGACCTGTGCACCAAAACTGTACCAGCTTTCCCAGAGgtctgttgttatttttaatcttATCTCAATAGAGAGTATCAGGTGGATAACTGCTCAAGCCAAAATCCCAGGCTTAGCCTTGATATATTTTCTCTCCATTCCCCTCCCCACAAGTATCTACTTCCAAAATATAGCCATAATTCATCTGATTTTCTCCATCTCCACCACTTTCGTCTTGGTTAAAGCAACCACTGCCTCTCAGCTGATTACTTCAACAGCTTCCTAGTTGTTCTCCATACTTCTATCTCTTGTCTCCACGAAGATTCATTCTCTACAAAGATGCCAAAGTAATCTATTGAAATGTAAACCAAGTATGTCACTTCTCTGCGTACAGCCCTTCAGTGGCTTGTccactttttcttctcctttactCTGCTAGACATGTTCCAGTCTCAAGGTCCGTGCGCCTGCTGGTCTCTGCTCAAAAGCTCCTCTGGTATTGCAAATGTTATCTCTTCAGAGAAGCCTTCTCTAACTACCCTAATGTCTCTCTTCCATCATTTCTATCTGTTTGTTTACGCCACTTTCTATTTCATCACCCTTTTCTTTTTGTCATAAACCATATagctttttgaaattatttacttatttacttcccagccccccaacacacacactagAATACTAGCTCCAGGAGAACAGAAACTTTGTCTTTTCTCTACTATCGATATCCCCACTGCCACGCAAAGTGCATGGGTCGTGGAGAGTTCTCAATACTGTATACATTTGGTGAGTGAATAAACAATGAACCAACATACCTGTCGAGCAGTAAGCAGCCGCTCATTGATCTCCTTCTTGAGGTCTCCATTGTCATCCAGCTCCCCCTTCTCCAGGGCATCCAGCCACCTctgttcctcctcttcctcctgaccCCCTAACCCTCCTGATAGGTCCCgaagtggagagggagagagattacTGTCTTCATCTGGGAAGGAagttggagaaagaaaaacagaattgttCAGATGGGGCACCCTAATTTGGCTGAGTTAATACTGGGACATGGAAAATCCTAACCCATTTCAGAACCAACCTTCTTTCTTTAGGCGGGTATAATAAGAAACCCAGTTTCCCCACCTCCAGATCCTTCTCACCCAGCCAGGCACGGTACTGCTCAAGGGGGACTCCTTCCATAGGTTCCTCTTCATTATCCACAACCATAAGGGGAGAGGGTGAGCGAGGCCCCTCTGGGATCACAGTGAAGGTAGGAACACTGCAGAGACGCAACACTACTCTTTAAAATGAGCAAGCGTCTCCTTCTCCTACTCCGTAGCTACACCCAACTTTCCCCACCCTCTTAGACTCTTGCTGCCTAAATCTGGACCCTGAAGTCACAGTGTCCATTAGGTCTTCTAGAAAGCCCAGTCGGCTTCTAACTACTATCTCTGCTCCTAAagttccccttataaaactatgaTCCTCTTGGCCTCACCTCTTGGTCCCCAGGACTTGTCCCCCAAGCTTGATTTTGAGTTTGAGCTGAGGCTTGGCAGGGGACGGCTGCGTGGGCCCAGCGTCTTCTTCCTGATGGTGTTTCTTCTTGTGTTTCTTCTTGTGCTTCTTGTGTTTTTTCTTGTGCACTCCATGGCCATGGGCACCCACCAGGCTCAACTCCAGGGCTTCTCCTGTGGAAGGAAAGCCTGTCAACAGTGTTTGGCCGGAGGGTGGCAGGGGAAGCCCTGAATAACCTAAGCCCCTACTGGATCCCACCCTTCCCGCAGTACTCGCTGTTACCATAACAACAGCACCGCCTTTCTCCTTGCCACCTGTGGCCGAAGTACCCTGGACTCTCCGAGGAGCAAGAACGGGACTTCTTTTCTAACACGACCTAAATTGCTTGATCTATTCGCGCTTACCCGGCTCAGGGGCCTCCATAGCCCCAGAGGTGCTCCCACGCCGCCACAGCTTACTCATGAGGTCCTGCGAGGAAAGGGGACTAGAAATGGTTGGGACACACGCAGACACGCCTTTTCCGCCCCG
This genomic window from Pan troglodytes isolate AG18354 chromosome 12, NHGRI_mPanTro3-v2.0_pri, whole genome shotgun sequence contains:
- the WBP1 gene encoding WW domain-binding protein 1 isoform X1, with amino-acid sequence MARASSGNGSEEAWGALRAPQQQSPAASSLEGAIWRRAGTQTRALDAILYHPQQSHLPFRYFNTPLSILHFPHLSKLNLVHRLRELCPGVNNQPYLCESGHCCGETGCCTYYYELWWFWLLWTVLILFSCCCAFRHRRAKLRLQQQQRQREINLLAYHGACHGAGPFPTGSLLDLRLLSTFKPPAYEDVVHRPGTPPPPYTVAPGRPLTASSEQSCCSSSSSCPAHFEGTNVEGVSSHQSAPHHQDGEPGAGVTPAPTPPSCRYRRLTGDSGIELCPCPASGEGEPVKEVRVSATLPDLEDYSPCALPPDSVPQIFPMGLSSSEGDIP
- the INO80B gene encoding INO80 complex subunit B isoform X1, which encodes MVTASTAGRVGSSRGLGYSGLPLPPSGQTLLTGFPSTGEALELSLVGAHGHGVHKKKHKKHKKKHKKKHHQEEDAGPTQPSPAKPQLKLKIKLGGQVLGTKSVPTFTVIPEGPRSPSPLMVVDNEEEPMEGVPLEQYRAWLDEDSNLSPSPLRDLSGGLGGQEEEEEQRWLDALEKGELDDNGDLKKEINERLLTARQRALLQKARSQPSPMLPLPVAEGCPPPALTEEMLLKREERARKRRLQAARRAEEHKNQTIERLTKTAATSGRGGRGGARGERRGGRAAAPAPMVRYCSGAQGSTLSFPPGVPAPTAVSQRPSPSGPPPRCSVPGCPHPRRYACSRTGQALCSLQCYRINLQMRLGGPEGPGSPLLAT
- the INO80B gene encoding INO80 complex subunit B isoform X2, producing the protein MSKLWRRGSTSGAMEAPEPGEALELSLVGAHGHGVHKKKHKKHKKKHKKKHHQEEDAGPTQPSPAKPQLKLKIKLGGQVLGTKSVPTFTVIPEGPRSPSPLMVVDNEEEPMEGVPLEQYRAWLDEDSNLSPSPLRDLSGGLGGQEEEEEQRWLDALEKGELDDNGDLKKEINERLLTARQRALLQKARSQPSPMLPLPVAEGCPPPALTEEMLLKREERARKRRLQAARRAEEHKNQTIERLTKTAATSGRGGRGGARGERRGGRAAAPAPMVRYCSGAQGSTLSFPPGVPAPTAVSQRPSPSGPPPRCSVPGCPHPRRYACSRTGQALCSLQCYRINLQMRLGGPEGPGSPLLAT